One window of the Colletotrichum destructivum chromosome 6, complete sequence genome contains the following:
- a CDS encoding Putative Acyl transferase domain superfamily, phosphopantetheine binding ACP domain, thiolase, whose amino-acid sequence MSSFQQLVENSQVPSLLLFGPLALSFDQGALDRLCEVVSGNGEYSWILDTLASLPEQWESITASIPSLKQADPRLKKQLQDMRDTFQASKSWPDNGYPLPNTLLVPLAVAYQMTQYAAFINHTTGWTRLASADTETLGLCTGLLSAFAVSSAGGNKELFAKYGAVAMRLGLLVGMVVDEQDSLEPARSISVAWNSAEGGEEARRILALDEFQGTYISVYFDETRATVTSSPTKLRALQQRLRESSLISSELALVGPFHANRNLGCLDALVAFTDKHPEFHFADTRKLAFPTRSNRDGSILSQNILHHEALESILVHPPQWWKTFSAAKDARLRVDTGSSSSNNNNNYVVSFGPERCVPPSLMRPLRQHVVHLADHDRALFKALPRHIADSDIAVVGMACKVAGSDGLEEFWDLLCNGEPQHQELKDQRFSFQTPFRPADAKRKWFANLVDGADHFDHKFFKRSPRESATMDPQQRWMLQIAYQAVEQSGYFNAVSPERSVGCYIGLRGNDYYDNVACHPPNAFTATGNLQAFVAGKISHQFDWTGPAMTIDTACSSSLVAIHQACRAIIAGDCNAALAGGAHIMTSPLWFQNLAGASFLSTTGQCKPFDAAADGYCRGDGVGALFLKRHSQAIADGDQVLGVIPATAVQQNLNTTPIFVPNAPSLSDLFSSVTTRAAIAPSQISVVEAHGTGTAVGDPAEYNGIRKVLGGPGRDSPLVLGSVKSLVGHTECASGVVSAVKILLMLQKGMIPPQVNLKTINPALGASPRDNIRFATSLEPWNADFRAALINNYGASGSNASMIISQPTGKRALDSPATTGRYPFWLTGADDAALIRYAGALDTFLSRQDGQEHASLSNVSFNVARQSNRQLQRALLFTAKSVGDLRQKLTAFAARESSAVVPIDRPAPKPVVLCFGGQTSTFIGLDKDVYDRAAVLRKHLDEVDARAKSIGVESVFPAIFERTPITDTVVLHTTLFAFQYASAKAWIESGVNPVAVVGHSFGELTALCISGALPLDDTLKMIVARARLIRDSWGAEKGAMMAIEADLSEVEMLLHDSAQSSPAVTPATIACYNGPRSFTLAGSVAAIDAVADTISKRGSLAFRTKRLNVSNAYHCSLVDPLTDRLEENARDLNFREPVIPLESTSRLSTMTKTQSSYFSEHMRSPVFFHQAVERLHKQYPSSIFLEAGSNSTVTSMAGRALGNPTDCHFQGINITCCDDGWDKLTDATVNLWKAGLTANYWGHHAAHTSQHTPLLLPPYQFEKSSHWLELKSAAPAVEVVVRETAPEVAPKSLINFTGYQKDGDNKPLARFQINTALAEYEKTLSGHVIAQEAPICPATMQTGFVLNALSSLKPELSKLVPQTHGVKFLSPICRDPGRSLWIDAVETKAMTWEWSIYSTARNGNGQKTMHTSGQFEYSSVDNNSLLAEISRYERLFSYQRCVELLNSNSVDNVLEAQVIYMLFSNVVEYGEEFRGVKKLVGKNDQSAAHIVRLNTQNESWYDAHLADTFCQLGGIWANCMANDRLSGEVFIANGIEQWVRSPRVLKQPYPSAFHVYATNARTSDRATLTDVFIFDAADGCLVEAILGIGYSKCPKASLQKLLARLTAGESGDATPASVERCAPMPLPSTATEPPAQHQEAVSKQPKPIQVEKPKQAPKIDVMPRVKAILADLSGLEMEEIKDDSQLADLGIDSLVGMEMAHEIEAAYDITLPENELIDILDLPGLIACVQKALGGGSAAALGTPRSPADSTDDDWQDGGLSASDTDVSTPPSSPEIMEADVKRSGKQTMDYAKTSLLAVDKVMDAFSDTKNLTDGRIAEQGQTEYVEGALPRQTELTIALTLEAFESVSQSPLQKLRSGETLDFVPHKKEQRPLVRHLYRMLETETQTIVVNSNDTITRTAVPFPKIRSSEAVYQELMTRFPDQSTANKLTKYAGTHLAEVLSGKTDGVKLIFGSAEGRELVSGFYADWPLNQALYKLMDDFFNALIPRLNITPGSGPLKILEMGAGTGGTTKRLLPLLARLGVPIEYTFTDLAPSLVAAARKKWGKEYPFMKFRTHDIEKVPDDDLIGTQHIVLSSNAVHATHSLVVSTGNIRKMLRPDGLLLMLEMTRTPYWVDLVFGLFEGWWLFEDGRSHALTHEDRWRKDLQTAGYGHVDWTQGTTAESEIEKLVIALADPASVSGYENHARTSVSLPRESTPADCAARQAVVDRFVAELVEDFDAATRGDSASLGISAPPTPGTTVLITGATGSLGSHLVEVCALMPSVSRVVCLNRRSKEERDPANRQRQAMDEKGIPLSGQAAAKMVVLEADLSKPQLGLTETDYAQLVRSTTHIVHNAWPMCFKWPVKRFEPNMQGLLNLLILSHHAADHRRRRGNPAFQMTFQFISSIAVVGHYPYRTGKAAVPEERMCFSSVLPTGYGDAKYVCERVLDETLHRDSDRFHAMSVRLGQIAGSSKTGFWNMTEHVAFMLKSSQTLKALPDFGEKGVMSWTPVDVVAQTCADLLFQPSSGNAKREQSCHPIYHIDNPIRQSWSDAIRVLAKTITPGASLRVLPFKEWTRLVREYTPPASVGKEKPGPEMKNPAKLLIDFLEDDFERMSCGGVLLGTAHAREHSRTLAGFGAVSEEYLELVIGSWRQRGFLE is encoded by the exons ATGTCTTCTTTTCAGCAACTTGTTGAGAACTCCCAAGTGCCGAGCCTGCTGCTCTTCGGCCCACTTGCCCTTTCTTTCGACCAGGGGGCCCTCGACAGGCTATGCGAGGTAGTGTCGGGGAATGGCGAGTATAGCTGGATACTCGACACCTTGGCGAGCCTCCCTGAGCAGTGGGAATCCATCACTGCTTCGATCCCAAGTCTCAAACAAGCCGACCCGAGACTGAAGAAGCAGTTGCAGGATATGCGAGACACCTTTCAAGCCTCCAAGTCATGGCCTGATAACGGCTATCCTTTGCCCAACACTCTTCTCGTGCCCCTTGCCGTGGCCTATCAGATGACACAATACGCAGCCTTCATCAATCATACGACCGGCTGGACAAGACTGGCTTCTGCAGACACAGAGACGCTCGGTCTATGCACGGGGCTTCTGAGCGCCTTCGCTGTTTCCAGTGCCGGAGGCAACAAGGAGCTTTTCGCCAAGTATGGCGCCGTTGCCATgcgtctcggcctccttgtGGGcatggtcgtcgacgaacaAGACTCTTTGGAGCCCGCCAGATCCATCAGTGTGGCATGGAACTCAGCCGAGGGTGGGGAAGAAGCCAGGCGAATTCTGGCGCTGGACGAGTTCCAAGGT ACCTACATCTCCGTCTACTTCGATGAGACACGCGCCACCGTAACGAGCTCGCCCACCAAACTCCGGGCCTTGCAGCAGAGGCTAAGGGAGTCGTCGCTCATTTCATCAGAACTGGCCCTCGTCGGGCCGTTCCACGCCAACCGCAACCTCGGGTGTCTAGACGCTCTCGTGGCTTTCACCGATAAGCACCCAGAGTTCCACTTTGCCGACACGAGGAAACTTGCCTTTCCCACTCGGTCAAACAGAGATGGATCCATCCTCAGTCAGAACATCCTGCATCACGAAGCACTCGAGTCCATCCTGGTCCATCCACCACAATGGTGGAAGACATTCAGTGCCGCCAAAGACGCCCGGCTGCGTGTTGATaccggcagcagcagcagcaacaacaacaacaactacgTCGTTTCGTTTGGACCAGAGCGATGTGTTCCACCCTCGCTTATGCGTCCGCTCCGCCAACATGTCGTACACCTTGCCGATCACGATCGTGCCCTGTTCAAGGCACTCCCCAGACATATTGCCGACTCCGACATTGCCGTGGTGGGCATGGCGTGCAAGGTGGCCGGCAGCGACGGTCTCGAGGAGTTTTGGGACCTCCTCTGCAACGGAGAACCGCAGCATCAGGAGCTCAAGGACCAGCGCTTCAGCTTTCAAACGCCGTTCCGTCCGGCCGACGCCAAGCGCAAGTGGTTCGCCAACctggtcgacggcgctgACCACTTTGACCACAAGTTCTTCAAGCGAAGCCCCCGCGAGAGCGCTACCATGGATCCCCAGCAGCGCTGGATGTTGCAGATCGCCTATCAGGCTGTCGAACAGTCTGGTTATTTCAATGCCGTCAGCCCCGAGAGGTCCGTCGGCTGCTACATCGGGCTTCGAGGAAACGACTACTACGACAACGTTGCCTGCCACCCGCCCAACGCATTCACGGCGACGGGTAACCTCCAggccttcgtcgccggcaaGATCAGCCATCAGTTCGACTGGACAGGGCCGGCCATGACGATCGACACGGCTTGTTCGTCCTCCCTCGTCGCCATTCACCAGGCGTGCCGGGCCATCATTGCTGGAGACTGCAATGCTGCTCTTGCGGGAGGCGCCCACATCATGACGAGCCCCTTGTGGTTCCAGAACCTGGCGGGTGCCTCGTTTCTGAGCACCACTGGCCAGTGTAAGCCGTTCGATGCTGCGGCCGACGGCTATTGCagaggcgacggcgtgggCGCATTGTTCCTCAAGAGGCACTcccaggccatcgccgacggAGATCAGGTGCTGGGTGTCATTCCAGCAACCGCGGTACAGCAAAACCTCAACACCACACCCATCTTCGTCCCCAACGCGCCCTCGCTTTCCGACCTGTTCAGTTCCGTCACCACTCGAGCTGCCATCGCCCCCTCCCAGATTAGCGTTGTCGAGGCTCATGGCACTGGAACTGCCGTTGGAGATCCCGCTGAGTACAACGGCATCCGAAAGGTCCTAGGCGGGCCCGGTCGGGATAGCCCTTTGGTGCTCGGGTCCGTCAAGTCCTTGGTAGGACACACAGAATGCGCTTCTGGTGTTGTGTCGGCAGTCAAGATCCTTCTCATGCTCCAAAAGGGTATGATCCCGCCGCAGGTGAACCTTAAGACCATCAACCCTGCTCTCGGAGCGTCACCAAGAGACAACATCCGCTTTGCAACCAGTCTGGAGCCCTGGAACGCGGACTTCCGCGCCGCTCTGATCAACAACTATGGCGCTTCGGGCTCCAACGCTTCGATGATCATCTCTCAGCCAACTGGGAAGAGAGCGTTGGACTCGCCCGCCACTACAGGCAGATACCCGTTCTGGCTCActggcgccgacgacgctgcgCTCATTCGGTATGCCGGGGCCTTGGACACATTCTTAAGCCGCCAGGACGGTCAAGAACACGCATCCTTGTCAAATGTCTCCTTCAACGTCGCCCGCCAGAGCAACCGTCAGCTCCAGAGGGCACTGCTTTTCACCGCCAAATCCGTGGGTGACCTCAGGCAAAAGTTGACCGCGTTCGCGGCGCGGGAGAGTTCTGCGGTCGTTCCAATTGATCGGCCAGCGCCAAAGCCGGTTGTTCTTTGCTTTGGAGGGCAAACTTCGACCTTTATCGGTCTAGACAAGGATGTGTATGATCGGGCGGCAGTGCTGCGGAAGCATCTCGATGAGGTTGACGCCAGAGCCAAATCTATCGGTGTCGAGTCCGTCTTCCCAGCCATCTTCGAACGGACACCCATCACGGACACGGTGGTGCTACACACCACTTTGTTCGCGTTCCAATACGCCTCCGCAAAGGCCTGGATCGAGTCCGGCGTCAACCCTGTGGCAGTCGTGGGCCACAGCTTCGGAGAGCTCACTGCGCTTTGCATTTCGGGGGCTCTTCCTCTTGATGACACCCTCAAGATGATTGTTGCCCGTGCCAGGCTCATCAGAGATTCCTGGGGAGCCGAGAAGGGTGCCATGATGGCGATCGAAGCTGATTTGAGCGAGGTCGAGATGCTTCTTCACGATTCAGCCCAGTCGTCCCCTGCAGTGACACCCGCCACGATAGCTTGCTACAACGGACCCAGAAGCTTCACGCTCGCTGGATCTGTTGCCGCAAtcgacgccgttgccgaTACCATCTCGAAGCGCGGCTCCTTGGCATTCCGGACCAAGAGACTCAACGTATCCAACGCTTATCACTGCTCTTTGGTTGACCCGCTCACGGACCGCTTGGAGGAGAACGCCCGAGACCTGAACTTCCGCGAGCCCGTGATACCTCTGGAGTCGACCTCGCGCCTCTCGACCATGACCAAGACGCAATCGAGCTACTTCTCAGAGCATATGCGCTCGCCAGTCTTTTTCCACCAGGCCGTGGAGCGACTCCACAAGCAATATCCTTCGAGCATTTTCCTCGAGGCTGGCTCCAACTCTACCGTCACATCCATGGCCGGCCGCGCGCTTGGAAATCCAACCGACTGTCATTTCCAGGGGATCAACATTACATGCTGCGACGACGGTTGGGACAAGCTCACGGATGCCACGGTCAATCTTTGGAAAGCCGGCCTTACTGCCAACTACTGGGGACACCATGCAGCACACACCTCTCAGCACACGCCGTTGCTGCTCCCTCCTTATCAGTTTGAGAAGTCGTCACACTGGCTGGAACTCAAATCGGCTGCGCCGGCTGTAGAGGTGGTTGTCAGAGAGACTGCGCCCGAGGTGGCTCCCAAGAGCCTGATAAACTTCACTGGCTATCAGAAGGACGGCGACAACAAGCCTTTGGCTCGATTCCAGATCAACACCGCGCTGGCCGAGTATGAAAAGACACTTTCCGGTCATGTGATTGCCCAGGAAGCCCCCATATGCCCGGCTACGATGCAAACTGGCTTCGTGCTCAACGCTCTGTCCAGCTTGAAGCCCGAACTGTCGAAGCTGGTGCCGCAGACGCATGGTGTGAAGTTCCTGTCACCCATTTGCCGTGACCCGGGAAGATCTCTCTGGAttgacgccgtcgagacgaAGGCCATGACTTGGGAATGGTCAATCTACAGCACAGCACGCAATGGGAACGGCCAAAAGACGATGCATACATCGGGCCAGTTCGAGTATTCCTCGGTTGACAACAACTCCCTCTTGGCGGAAATCTCGCGCTACGAGCGTCTTTTCAGCTATCAGCGGTGCGTCGAGCTCCTGAACAGCAACAGCGTCGACAACGTGCTCGAGGCCCAGGTCATCTACATGCTCTTCTCCAACGTCGTTGAGTACGGCGAGGAGTTCAGAGGAGTCAAGAAGCTTGTAGGGAAGAACGACCAGTCCGCCGCCCACATCGTGCGTCTGAACACGCAGAACGAATCCTGGTACGACGCCCACCTCGCCGACACCTTCTGCCAACTCGGCGGCATCTGGGCCAACTGCATGGCCAACGACCGCCTGTCTGGCGAGGTCTTCATCGCGAACGGCATTGAGCAGTGGGTGCGCTCGCCTAGGGTTTTGAAGCAGCCCTACCCGAGTGCTTTCCATGTCTACGCGACGAACGCTCGCACGTCCGACCGGGCGACCCTCACGGATGTCTTCAtcttcgacgccgcggacggATGTCTGGTCGAGGCCATCCTCGGCATTGGATACAGCAAGTGTCCCAAGGCGTCGTTGCAGAAGCTCCTGGCTCGCCTGACCGCTGGAGAATCGGGGGATGCGACTCCTGCCAGCGTCGAGAGATGTGCTCCCATGCCGCTCCCGAGCACGGCGACCGAACCACCAGCTCAGCACCAAGAGGCTGTCTCAAAGCAGCCCAAGCCAATCCAGGTCGAGAAGCCAAAGCAAGCGCCCAAGATTGATGTGATGCCCCGGGTCAAGGCCATCTTGGCTGATCTATCCGGGCTGGAAATGgaggagatcaaggacgACAGCCAACTTGCCGATCTCGGAATAGACTCGCTCGTGGGCATGGAGATGGCCCATGAAATCGAGGCCGCGTACGACATCACGCTCCCCGAGAACGAGCTCATCGACATCCTAGACCTGCCCGGACTCATTGCGTGCGTCCAAAAGGCGTTGGGTGGCGGCAGCGCAGCAGCCCTCGGGACTCCTAGGAGCCCTGCAGACAGCACCGATGACGATTGGCAAGATGGCGGGTTGAGTGCCTCGGACACTGACGTatcaacgccgccaagtTCGCCCGAAATCATGGAGGCCGACGTCAAGAGAAGCGGTAAACAGACCATGGACTACGCAAAGACCTCGCTCCTTGCTGTCGACAAGGTCATGGATGCCTTCAGTGACACCAAAAACCTGACGGATGGGAGAATTGCCGAGCAGGGGCAGACGGAATATGTCGAAGGCGCACTCCCCCGCCAGACAGAGTTGACGATTGCCCTCACCCTCGAGGCCTTCGAAAGTGTGAGCCAGTCGCCGCTCCAGAAGCTCCGATCCGGTGAAACGCTGGACTTTGTGCCTCACAAGAAAGAACAGCGACCTTTGGTCCGGCATCTGTACCGTATGCTGGAGACGGAGACACAGACCATCGTGGTCAACAGCAATGACACCATCACTCGAACAGCAGTGCCTTTCCCAAAGATCAGGTCCAGCGAGGCCGTCTACCAAGAGCTCATGACACGCTTCCCAGACCAGAGCACCGCCAACAAGCTGACAAAATACGCCGGCACCCACCTTGCCGAGGTCTTGAGCGGCAAGACGGACGGTGTGAAGCTCATTTTCGGCTCTGCCGAGGGCCGTGAGCTTGTCTCGGGTTTCTATGCCGACTGGCCACTGAACCAAGCCCTCTACAAGCTCATGGACGACTTCTTCAACGCCCTGATTCCTAGGCTCAACATAACCCCAGGCAGCGGCCCGCTTAAGATCCTCGAGATGGGTGCCGGTACTGGCGGGACCACAAAGCgactgctgccgctgctggcgcGTCTGGGCGTGCCTATCGAGTACACCTTTACCGACCTTGCTCCGTCCCTCGTGGCCGCTGCGCGGAAGAAATGGGGCAAGGAGTACCCGTTCATGAAGTTCCGGACACACGACATCGAGAAGGTGCCCGATGACGACCTGATCGGGACGCAGCACATTGTGCTATCCAGCAACGCCGTCCACGCCACTCATAGCCTGGTCGTATCCACAGGCAACATCCGCAAGATGCTTCGGCCGGACGGCCTTCTACTAATGCTTGAGATGACGCGCACGCCCTACTGGGTCGACCTCGTATTCGGGCTGTTTGAAGGGTGGTGGCTCTTCGAGGACGGGCGCTCGCACGCGCTCACGCACGAGGACAGGTGGCGCAAAGACCTTCAGACGGCTGGGTACGGCCACGTCGACTGGACCCAGGgcacgacggccgagagTGAGATTGAAAAGCTGGTCATCGCCTTGGCGGACCCGGCTTCGGTATCAGGGTACGAAAACCATGCCCGCACCAGTGTTTCTCTGCCACGCGAAAGCACACCCGCTGACTGTGCTGCTCGACAGGCTGTAGTGGACCGGTTCGTCgctgagctggtcgaggactTCGATGCGGCAACGAGGGGGGATTCCGCGTCTCTGGGGATCTCtgcgccgccaacgccaggCACGACCGTTCTCATCACTGGCGCCACAGGAAGTCTCGGGTCCCATCTCGTGGAGGTTTGTGCTCTGATGCCCTCCGTGTCTCGTGTTGTTTGTCTCAACCGACGCtccaaggaagagagggaccCGGCGAACCGACAACGACAAGCGATGGACGAGAAAGGCATACCCCTCAGCGGACAAGCCGCAGCCaagatggtcgtcttggagGCCGACCTATCCAAGCCGCAGCTGGGTCTGACAGAGACCGACTACGCCCAACTCGTCAGAAGCACCACCCATATCGTCCACAATGCCTGGCCCATGTGTTTCAAGTGGCCCGTCAAACGCTTTGAGCCGAATATGCAGGGCCTGCTGAACTTGCTCATTCTTTCACATCATGCGGCGGatcaccgtcgccggcgcggaaACCCGGCATTCCAAATGACATTCCAATTCATCTCGAGCATCGCGGTGGTAGGCCACTATCCCTACCGCACCGGAAAAGCAGCGGTGCCCGAGGAGCGCATGTGTTTCTCCTCCGTACTACCTACGGGATACGGCGACGCCAAGTACGTCTGCGAGCGTGTGCTCGACGAGACGCTGCACAGGGACTCGGATCGCTTCCATGCTATGAGCGTGCGACTAGGTCAGATTGCGGGGTCCAGCAAGACCGGGTTCTGGAACATGACGGAGCATGTGGCTTTCATGCTCAAATCAAGCCAGACGCTCAAGGCACTGCCGGACTTTGGCGAGAAGGGTGTCATGAGCTGGACGCCGGTAGATGTCGTGGCGCAGACGTGTGCTGACCTGCTCTTCCAACCCTCGTCTGGGAATGCAAAGCGGGAACAGTCCTGTCATCCGATCTACCACATTGACAACCCGATTCGGCAGTCGTGGAGTGACGCGATCCGGGTTTTGGCGAAAACAATCACACCAGGCGCCTCTCTACGAGTGTTGCCGTTCAAGGAGTGGACACGACTCGTCAGAGAATACACGCCGCCAGCTTCCGTTGGCAAGGAAAAGCCTGGGCCCGAAATGAAGAACCCGGCAAAATTGCTCATCGACTTTCTTGAGGACGACTTTGAACGCATGTCCTGCGGTGGCGTGTTGCTTGGTACAGCTCACGCAAGGGAGCACTCGAGGACGCTGGCAGGGTTCGGTGCAGTGAGTGAGGAGTATCTAGAATTGGTAATAGGGAGTTGGCGTCAACGGGGTTTCTTAGAGTAA
- a CDS encoding Putative short-chain dehydrogenase/reductase SDR, NAD(P)-binding domain superfamily, whose translation MAPFRVFEGKLAIITGASRSFGAVVAEHFASRGANVVINYATDGSTETAKALAKDFEAKYNVRALAVKADLSKPEAPQQLVDAAKAHFTDANGRFQIDILINNAATVNAQGIDQLDLDLFDATFNLNCKAPALLVKASFPYLPTDRSGRIVNISSATTTWGVWWQTSYAGTKGAIEAMTRVWARELAERATVNAVAPGPMDTGLYSSLPDEPREALRPLNILTPLAKARPGVDSQEVLDLAQSIGGRPGYLEEVAGVVGVCCLPESGWMTGNLVGASGGGAFVR comes from the exons ATGGCTCCTTTCAGGGTTTTCGAGGGCAAGCTTGCCATCATTACTGGTGCCTCGCGAA gcttcggcgccgtcgtcgctgagCACTTCGCCAGCAGAGGCGCCAACGTCGTCATCAACTACGCCACCGACGGgtcgacggagacggcaaAAGCCCTCGCCAAGGACTTCGAGGCCAAGTACAACGTCAGAGCCCTGGCCGTCAAAGCCGACCTGAGCAAGCCTGAGGCTCcccagcagctcgtcgacgccgcgaaGGCTCACTTcaccgacgccaacggcCGCTTCCAGATCGACatcctcatcaacaacgccgccacGGTCAACGCCCAGGGCATCGACCAGCTggacctcgacctcttcgacgCCACCTTTAACCTGAACTGCAAGGCGCCCGCCCTGCTCGTCAAGGCCTCCTTCCCCTACCTGCCCACCGACCGCTCCGGCCGCATCGTCAACATCTCCagcgccaccaccacctggGGCGTCTGGTGGCAGACGTCGTACGCCGGCACCAAgggcgccatcgaggccatgaCCCGCGTCTGGGCCCGCGAGCTTGCCGAGAGGGCGACGgtcaacgccgtcgcccccgGTCCCATGGACACGGGGCTGTACTCCAGCCTGCCCGACGAGCCCCGCGAGGCTCTCCGGCCGTTGAACATCCTCACGCCCCTAGCCAAGGCCAGGCCCGGCGTCGACAGCCAGGAGGTCCTCGACCTGGCCCAGAGCATTGGCGGCCGCCCCGGCTacctcgaggaggtcgccggcgttgTGGGAGTCTGCTGCTTGCCGGAGAGTGGATGGATGACGGGCAACCTTGTCGGTGCCAGCGGAGGCGGTGCTTTCGTTCGTTAA